A DNA window from Clavibacter sepedonicus contains the following coding sequences:
- a CDS encoding D-alanyl-D-alanine carboxypeptidase/D-alanyl-D-alanine-endopeptidase, which yields MTGSRPAPPRRPAGRPRAVRRRRDAVLAAVVATALVGVGLVTGILPSPVGGASADPASCTVDALTAGWSTGTLHLSAAEVDGDAGAGVLDVRGDVPAATASTMKVLTAAAAVESLGPDRRVATRVLQGPRADTVVLVGGGDPTLSRLPAGTDGVYPDAPHLDDLARQVLDARRADPDLADVPIRRLQADSSLFTGPVWLPEWPLEARRGGSMSNITALMVDGDRDDPAEPYSRRGDAAVARAADAFAALLGDDVAADGPLVTAAAGSAVLGTVESAPVRDLVGYMLTHSDGTLAETLARLVSIEEGARSAAADIQRGTPAALAGLDLPADGVVLVDGSGLSYANRVPAALLTRLMVRVAEHRGDLAVAGRTGTLAEGGRFTGEADAAAGRIRGKTGTLERMHGLTGIADAEDGTEVAFTIWAEDVDPSVPAESARAEIDSLATDLHRCGGALGG from the coding sequence ATGACCGGATCCCGCCCCGCGCCCCCACGACGACCGGCGGGTCGTCCCCGGGCGGTCCGCCGTCGCCGCGACGCCGTGCTGGCGGCCGTGGTCGCCACCGCGCTCGTCGGCGTCGGCCTGGTGACCGGGATCCTCCCCTCGCCGGTCGGCGGCGCGTCGGCCGATCCCGCCTCCTGCACCGTCGACGCGCTCACGGCCGGCTGGTCGACCGGCACGCTGCACCTGTCCGCCGCCGAGGTGGACGGCGACGCGGGTGCCGGCGTCCTCGACGTGCGCGGCGACGTGCCGGCCGCCACCGCCAGCACCATGAAGGTCCTCACCGCGGCGGCGGCCGTCGAGTCGCTCGGCCCCGACCGCCGCGTCGCGACCCGCGTGCTCCAGGGCCCGCGCGCCGACACGGTCGTCCTCGTGGGCGGCGGCGACCCGACGCTCAGCCGCCTCCCCGCCGGCACCGACGGCGTCTACCCCGACGCCCCGCACCTCGACGACCTCGCCCGCCAGGTGCTCGACGCCCGACGCGCCGATCCGGACCTCGCCGACGTCCCGATCCGCCGCCTGCAGGCCGACAGCAGCCTGTTCACCGGGCCGGTCTGGCTGCCGGAGTGGCCGCTCGAGGCCCGGCGGGGCGGATCCATGTCGAACATCACGGCGCTCATGGTCGACGGCGACCGCGACGACCCGGCCGAGCCCTACTCGCGCCGCGGCGATGCGGCCGTCGCGCGCGCGGCCGACGCCTTCGCCGCGCTGCTCGGCGACGACGTGGCGGCCGACGGTCCGCTCGTGACCGCGGCGGCCGGATCCGCCGTGCTCGGCACCGTGGAGTCCGCGCCCGTCCGCGACCTCGTCGGCTACATGCTCACCCACTCGGACGGCACGCTCGCGGAGACCCTCGCGCGCCTGGTCTCGATCGAGGAGGGCGCACGCAGCGCGGCCGCGGACATCCAGCGCGGCACGCCCGCCGCCCTCGCGGGCCTCGACCTGCCCGCCGACGGCGTCGTGCTGGTCGACGGCTCCGGCCTGTCGTACGCGAACCGCGTGCCGGCCGCGCTCCTCACGCGGCTCATGGTGCGGGTCGCGGAGCACCGCGGCGACCTCGCCGTCGCCGGGCGCACGGGCACCCTCGCGGAGGGCGGCCGCTTCACGGGCGAGGCGGATGCGGCGGCCGGCCGGATCCGCGGCAAGACGGGCACGCTCGAGCGGATGCACGGGCTCACCGGCATCGCCGACGCGGAGGACGGCACCGAGGTGGCCTTCACCATCTGGGCGGAGGACGTGGATCCGTCCGTCCCCGCGGAGTCCGCCCGCGCCGAGATCGACTCGCTCGCGACCGACCTCCACCGCTGCGGCGGCGCGCTCGGCGGCTGA
- a CDS encoding Dps family protein produces the protein MTTTVERPTTASAKAGQPEGSKPTKRQNAERGFEASEQLHENMQKVLVDLIELHIQGKQAHWNVVGKNFRDLHLQLDEIIESAREFSDDLAERMRALHATPDGRSDTVAENTTLPEYPQGEVDTAETVDLVTQRLEAAVHTMREVHDDVDEEDPTTADLLHGFITALEQYAWMVSAENRRVGSAAE, from the coding sequence ATGACCACGACCGTCGAACGCCCCACCACCGCATCCGCGAAGGCCGGCCAGCCCGAGGGCTCCAAGCCCACCAAGCGACAGAACGCCGAGCGCGGCTTCGAGGCCAGCGAGCAGCTGCACGAGAACATGCAGAAGGTCCTCGTCGACCTCATCGAGCTGCACATCCAGGGCAAGCAGGCGCACTGGAACGTCGTCGGCAAGAACTTCCGCGACCTGCACCTCCAGCTCGACGAGATCATCGAGTCGGCGCGCGAGTTCAGCGACGACCTTGCCGAGCGCATGCGCGCCCTGCATGCGACTCCGGACGGCCGCAGCGACACCGTAGCCGAGAACACCACGCTGCCCGAGTACCCGCAGGGCGAGGTCGACACGGCCGAGACCGTGGACCTCGTGACCCAGCGCCTCGAGGCCGCCGTGCACACCATGCGCGAGGTGCACGACGACGTCGACGAGGAGGACCCGACCACCGCGGACCTCCTGCACGGCTTCATCACCGCGCTCGAGCAGTACGCGTGGATGGTCTCCGCGGAGAACCGCCGCGTCGGCTCGGCCGCCGAGTAG
- a CDS encoding M50 family metallopeptidase codes for MDPVEIVRDLVARATAVEAPLETGPALIAVALAAVLVLVPAAWRLTRHAVTIVHEGGHGLAATLSGRRLAGIRLHSDTSGLTVSVGGPGMVVTLLAGYPAPALAGLGAAWLAGQGRSAAVLWLWLVLLALVVIQVRNWFGLWSCLVAGVVVGVIAGAAPIVVQGVAAHALALFLLLGALRATLELQRSRSRRGGGASDADQLGRLTHLPGILWVGVLVLIAAACLVAGVVLLGIPALLGR; via the coding sequence ATGGACCCCGTCGAGATCGTCCGCGACCTCGTCGCCCGCGCGACCGCCGTCGAGGCGCCGCTGGAGACCGGGCCCGCGCTCATCGCCGTCGCGCTCGCCGCGGTGCTCGTGCTCGTGCCTGCCGCGTGGCGGCTCACGCGTCACGCCGTCACGATCGTGCACGAGGGCGGCCACGGGCTCGCGGCGACGCTCAGCGGGCGGCGGCTCGCGGGGATCCGGCTGCACTCGGACACCTCGGGCCTCACCGTGAGCGTCGGCGGGCCGGGCATGGTCGTGACGCTGCTCGCCGGGTACCCGGCTCCCGCGCTGGCGGGCCTCGGCGCCGCGTGGCTCGCCGGGCAGGGTCGATCCGCGGCGGTGCTGTGGCTCTGGCTCGTGCTGCTCGCGCTTGTGGTGATCCAGGTGCGCAACTGGTTCGGCCTGTGGTCGTGCCTCGTCGCGGGCGTCGTGGTCGGCGTCATCGCGGGTGCCGCGCCGATCGTGGTGCAGGGCGTCGCGGCGCACGCGCTCGCGCTGTTCCTCCTGCTCGGCGCGCTGCGGGCAACGCTCGAGCTGCAGCGGTCGCGCTCCCGGCGCGGCGGCGGCGCCTCGGACGCCGACCAGCTCGGGCGGCTGACGCACCTGCCGGGGATCCTCTGGGTCGGCGTGCTCGTGCTGATCGCCGCCGCGTGCCTGGTCGCGGGCGTCGTGCTGCTCGGGATCCCCGCGCTGCTCGGCCGCTGA
- a CDS encoding SMP-30/gluconolactonase/LRE family protein, whose product MTAITSDLRVLRDARAILVESLWWDPAGDVMWNDITAGTLHRSPWEGAVDGSDDTVLELPPPLASFQPADDGGFVAGLGDRIVLADRAGRITRELATVAHAHAGMRLNEGKVDPEGRFVIGSMDVTEGKPDAAVYSVDGAGSLRTLIGGFAITNGFEWTDGGSTMILTDTGQQTVYRAPYSADGELGDLEHWIHGEMSDGLTLDADGYAWNGVYGAGKVIRWAPDGTKDLEIEVPAPNVTSVAFAGPDLRTLVIGTARENLTEEQLEEHPLSGGVFAIDTAVSGRPVNVFRTAVADAARA is encoded by the coding sequence ATGACCGCCATCACCTCCGACCTCCGCGTCCTCCGCGACGCCCGCGCGATCCTCGTCGAGAGCCTCTGGTGGGATCCGGCCGGCGACGTGATGTGGAACGACATCACCGCGGGCACGCTGCATCGGAGCCCGTGGGAGGGCGCGGTCGACGGATCCGACGACACCGTGCTCGAGCTGCCGCCGCCGCTCGCGTCCTTCCAGCCGGCCGACGACGGCGGCTTCGTCGCGGGCCTCGGCGACCGCATCGTGCTGGCCGACCGCGCCGGGCGGATCACGCGGGAGCTCGCGACGGTCGCGCACGCGCACGCCGGGATGCGGCTCAACGAGGGCAAGGTCGACCCGGAGGGCCGCTTCGTCATCGGTTCCATGGACGTCACCGAGGGCAAGCCCGACGCCGCCGTCTACTCGGTCGACGGAGCAGGCAGCCTGCGCACCCTCATCGGCGGCTTCGCGATCACCAACGGCTTCGAGTGGACCGACGGCGGCAGCACCATGATCCTCACCGACACCGGGCAGCAGACCGTCTACCGCGCCCCCTACTCGGCCGACGGCGAGCTCGGCGACCTCGAGCACTGGATCCACGGGGAGATGAGCGACGGCCTGACCCTCGACGCGGACGGCTACGCGTGGAACGGCGTCTACGGCGCGGGCAAGGTGATCCGCTGGGCGCCCGACGGCACGAAGGACCTGGAGATCGAGGTGCCCGCGCCGAACGTCACGTCGGTCGCCTTCGCCGGGCCCGACCTCCGCACGCTCGTCATCGGCACCGCGCGCGAGAACCTCACCGAGGAGCAGCTCGAGGAGCACCCGCTCTCGGGCGGTGTCTTCGCGATCGACACCGCCGTCTCGGGGCGCCCTGTGAACGTGTTCCGCACCGCGGTCGCCGACGCCGCGCGAGCGTAG
- a CDS encoding signal peptidase II, translating into MTTAPPAARRPRTSRPVVVALAVVVVVVGFVLDQLSKRWAVDALGGGETIPLFPTARFALVYNPGVSFGMGAEVGPLLTVGIMALALGLAVWVGWQIRHRASLLQVLLLSAVLAGALGNLFDRITRAEDGPLSGHVVDFIAVEWFAVFNVADILTVCGMIAWALTTVFGREPGPEERDDDADDAAVASPEGAGSAPTDRA; encoded by the coding sequence GTGACCACCGCACCCCCCGCCGCACGCCGTCCCCGCACCTCCCGCCCCGTCGTCGTGGCGCTCGCGGTCGTCGTGGTGGTCGTGGGCTTCGTCCTCGACCAGCTCAGCAAGCGCTGGGCCGTCGACGCCCTCGGCGGCGGCGAGACCATCCCGCTGTTCCCGACCGCGCGGTTCGCGCTGGTCTACAACCCGGGCGTCTCCTTCGGCATGGGCGCCGAGGTCGGGCCGCTGCTCACCGTCGGGATCATGGCGCTCGCGCTCGGCCTCGCCGTGTGGGTCGGCTGGCAGATCCGCCACCGCGCCTCGCTCCTCCAGGTGCTGCTGCTCTCGGCCGTGCTCGCGGGCGCGCTCGGCAACCTGTTCGACCGCATCACCCGCGCCGAGGACGGCCCGCTGTCCGGCCACGTCGTCGACTTCATCGCCGTCGAGTGGTTCGCGGTCTTCAACGTGGCCGACATCCTCACGGTCTGCGGCATGATCGCGTGGGCCCTCACCACCGTCTTCGGGCGCGAACCCGGACCGGAGGAGCGCGACGACGACGCGGACGATGCGGCCGTCGCCTCGCCCGAGGGCGCCGGATCCGCACCCACCGACCGCGCCTGA
- a CDS encoding SDR family NAD(P)-dependent oxidoreductase, translated as MHAFAADVTSVESLAALHEKVQEAVGDIDILVQSAGITGAQGLFHEIDDEGWTSTIEVDLLGPVRLVKQFLPSLRKGGWGRIVFLASEDAVQPYDDELPYCAAKAGILALSKGLSRSYAKEGLLVNAVSPAFIHTPMTDAMMEKRADQLGTSTDDAIESFLDEERPYMELKRRGTPAEVANVVAFLCSDLASFVNGSNYRVDSGSVATI; from the coding sequence GTGCACGCGTTCGCGGCCGACGTGACGAGCGTCGAGTCGCTCGCCGCGCTGCACGAGAAGGTGCAGGAGGCGGTCGGCGACATCGACATCCTCGTGCAGTCCGCGGGCATCACGGGCGCGCAGGGCCTCTTCCACGAGATCGACGACGAGGGCTGGACGAGCACCATCGAGGTCGACCTCCTCGGCCCCGTGCGGCTCGTGAAGCAGTTCCTCCCGTCGCTCCGGAAGGGCGGCTGGGGCCGGATCGTGTTCCTCGCCTCCGAGGACGCCGTGCAGCCGTACGACGACGAGCTCCCCTACTGCGCCGCCAAGGCCGGGATACTCGCGCTGTCGAAGGGCCTCTCGCGCAGCTACGCGAAGGAGGGGCTGCTCGTGAACGCGGTGTCGCCCGCCTTCATCCACACGCCGATGACGGACGCGATGATGGAGAAGCGCGCCGACCAGCTGGGCACCTCGACGGACGACGCGATCGAGTCGTTCCTCGACGAGGAGCGCCCGTACATGGAGCTGAAGCGCCGCGGAACGCCTGCCGAGGTCGCGAACGTCGTCGCGTTCCTCTGCTCCGACCTCGCGTCGTTCGTGAACGGATCCAACTACCGCGTCGACTCCGGATCGGTGGCGACGATCTGA
- a CDS encoding hypervirulence associated TUDOR domain-containing protein, with protein sequence MAALKKGDHVTWNTPQGETHGKVVEEKTKDFQHDGQHFTASSDEPAYIVESDKSGKTAAHKGSALTKKK encoded by the coding sequence ATGGCCGCGCTGAAGAAGGGCGACCACGTCACCTGGAACACGCCCCAGGGCGAGACGCACGGGAAGGTCGTCGAGGAGAAGACGAAGGACTTCCAGCACGACGGGCAGCACTTCACGGCATCGTCCGACGAGCCCGCGTACATCGTGGAGAGCGACAAGTCCGGCAAGACCGCGGCACACAAGGGATCCGCGCTGACGAAGAAGAAGTAG
- a CDS encoding response regulator gives MIRIVLVDDQELFRGGVRVALDAQPDLEVVGEAGDGQEGLGVIDEVRPDVVLLDMRMPVMDGLETVRALFDGTRDAPPRVIVLTTFALDRASATAIRGGASGFLLKDATPAFLAAAIRAVHAGSAVLAPDELTQLFTSDATAAPAPPAPPAFRSLSVREKDVFGHVARGLSNAEVAALEFVSESTVKTHVSSILAKLALRDRVQLVVYAHDHRLVGRSGA, from the coding sequence GTGATCCGCATCGTGCTCGTCGACGACCAGGAGCTGTTCCGCGGCGGCGTGCGCGTCGCCCTCGACGCCCAGCCCGACCTCGAGGTGGTCGGCGAGGCCGGCGACGGGCAGGAGGGCCTCGGCGTGATCGACGAGGTGCGGCCCGACGTCGTGCTCCTCGACATGCGCATGCCCGTGATGGACGGCCTCGAGACCGTGCGCGCCCTCTTCGACGGGACGCGGGACGCTCCCCCGCGCGTCATCGTGCTTACGACGTTCGCGCTCGACCGCGCCTCGGCCACGGCCATCCGGGGCGGCGCGAGCGGCTTCCTCCTGAAGGACGCGACGCCCGCGTTCCTCGCCGCCGCGATCCGCGCCGTGCACGCGGGCAGCGCCGTCCTCGCGCCGGACGAGCTCACGCAGCTGTTCACCTCGGACGCGACCGCAGCGCCCGCTCCCCCGGCGCCGCCGGCGTTCCGCTCGCTGAGCGTGCGCGAGAAGGACGTCTTCGGGCACGTGGCCCGCGGCCTCTCGAACGCCGAAGTCGCGGCCCTCGAGTTCGTGAGCGAGTCGACCGTGAAGACGCACGTGAGCAGCATCCTCGCCAAGCTCGCGCTGCGGGACCGCGTGCAGCTCGTCGTGTACGCGCACGACCACCGGCTCGTGGGGCGCTCGGGGGCGTAG
- a CDS encoding sensor histidine kinase, translating into MDTGTAAATRARAPRHHDGVEVSVDAVVGIVLAGLALSPPVDVQMANPAVALLVLLAVVVRSVFPGASLGLAWAMALAQWQLGERPGFADLALLLVLYSTARRGSRTTAVLGGASAVVGGAMATVYLLHTGARYSLLISPGGIGAVIFVLAPVLMLLLAWLTGLVVRVIRSRTTESRLRVQAEDTAVKAVDLAQAETLRASMARDVHDIVGHSLAVIIAQADSVQFLDDEERIRGVSATIADTARRSLAEVREVLSGTSVTDADEGPEDLDAVVAQVRAAGVDLAHEVRGIRRQVDPARQVVIRRVAQEMTTNAMRHGEPGGRIRLRETWRAADVVLEVENPVARRGTVPDRTGPLGIESLRVGTGVDGMRARLAAVGGDLEAEAVDDLFTARARIPLPAAHPLAVPGGRP; encoded by the coding sequence ATGGACACCGGGACAGCTGCCGCGACGCGCGCTCGCGCACCTCGGCACCACGACGGCGTCGAGGTCTCCGTGGACGCGGTCGTCGGGATCGTGCTGGCCGGACTCGCCCTGAGTCCGCCGGTGGACGTGCAGATGGCGAACCCCGCCGTCGCGCTCCTGGTGCTCCTCGCCGTCGTCGTGCGCTCGGTCTTCCCGGGAGCCTCGCTCGGACTGGCCTGGGCGATGGCGCTCGCGCAGTGGCAGCTGGGCGAGCGGCCCGGCTTCGCCGACCTGGCGCTGCTGCTGGTGCTCTACTCCACCGCCCGGCGGGGATCCCGCACGACGGCCGTCCTCGGCGGCGCCTCCGCGGTCGTCGGCGGCGCGATGGCCACCGTCTACCTGCTGCACACGGGCGCCCGCTACTCGCTCCTGATCAGCCCGGGCGGCATCGGCGCCGTGATCTTCGTCCTGGCGCCGGTCCTGATGCTGCTCCTCGCGTGGCTGACCGGCCTCGTGGTGCGCGTGATCCGGTCCCGCACCACCGAGTCGCGCCTCCGCGTCCAGGCCGAGGACACCGCGGTGAAGGCCGTCGACCTCGCGCAGGCCGAGACGCTGCGGGCGAGCATGGCGCGCGACGTGCACGACATCGTCGGGCACTCGCTCGCGGTCATCATCGCGCAGGCCGACTCCGTGCAGTTCCTCGACGACGAGGAGCGGATCCGCGGCGTCTCCGCCACCATCGCCGACACCGCCCGCCGCTCGCTCGCCGAGGTGCGCGAGGTCCTGAGCGGCACCAGCGTCACCGACGCGGACGAGGGGCCCGAGGACCTCGACGCCGTCGTCGCGCAGGTGCGGGCGGCCGGCGTCGACCTCGCACACGAGGTGCGCGGGATCCGGCGACAGGTGGATCCCGCACGCCAGGTGGTCATCCGCCGCGTCGCGCAGGAGATGACGACCAACGCGATGCGGCACGGCGAACCCGGCGGGCGCATCCGCCTGCGCGAGACGTGGCGCGCCGCCGACGTCGTGCTCGAGGTCGAGAACCCGGTCGCGCGACGCGGAACCGTCCCCGACCGCACCGGCCCGCTCGGCATCGAGTCGCTGCGCGTGGGCACCGGGGTCGACGGCATGCGCGCGCGGCTCGCCGCCGTCGGGGGCGACCTCGAGGCCGAGGCCGTCGACGACCTGTTCACCGCGCGCGCCCGCATCCCCCTGCCCGCCGCCCACCCCCTCGCCGTGCCAGGAGGCCGCCCGTGA
- a CDS encoding type 1 glutamine amidotransferase domain-containing protein, producing the protein MTGESIQGRTVAFLLTDGFEQVELTEPWKAVQEAGGKPVLVSPKSDTVQGLNHIDKADTFDVDVQVKDADAADYDGLVLPGGVVNADDLRVDADSIAFAKAFFTAGKPVASICHAPWILIEAGVVDGRRMTSYPTLATDLRNAGAEWVDEEVVVDSGFVTSRNPDDLPAFNAKLIEEIAEGEHDEQHA; encoded by the coding sequence ATGACCGGAGAGAGCATCCAGGGCCGCACGGTGGCCTTCCTGCTGACGGACGGCTTCGAGCAGGTCGAGCTGACGGAGCCGTGGAAGGCCGTTCAGGAGGCGGGCGGGAAGCCCGTGCTCGTGTCCCCGAAGTCGGACACCGTGCAGGGCCTCAACCACATCGACAAGGCCGACACGTTCGACGTGGACGTCCAGGTCAAGGACGCGGACGCCGCCGACTACGACGGCCTCGTGCTGCCCGGCGGCGTCGTGAACGCGGACGACCTCCGCGTCGACGCCGACTCGATCGCCTTCGCGAAGGCCTTCTTCACGGCGGGCAAGCCCGTCGCGTCCATCTGCCACGCGCCGTGGATCCTCATCGAGGCCGGCGTGGTCGACGGCCGCCGCATGACCTCGTACCCGACCCTCGCCACCGACCTCCGGAACGCCGGCGCCGAGTGGGTCGACGAGGAGGTCGTGGTCGACAGCGGCTTCGTCACGAGCCGCAACCCCGACGACCTGCCCGCGTTCAACGCGAAGCTGATCGAGGAGATCGCCGAGGGCGAGCACGACGAGCAGCACGCCTGA
- a CDS encoding aldo/keto reductase, which translates to MTTIPTLELSDGNRIPAIGLGTYGLDDDAGAELVSGAIGAGYRLLDTALNYGNEAAVGDGMRRSGVPREELFLTTKLPGRHHGYDETLASFEESRASLGVDYVDLYLIHWPNPSVDRYVDSWRAFVELKERGLVRSIGVLNFTPAHLTRIQEETGVLPVVNQVELHPTFAQADLRAFHAEHGIVTESWSPLGTREQLMQDPNVVAAADAHGVTPTQAVLRWHIQCGALPIPRSTDPERQRQNLDVFGFELTEEEVRAIGSGPQSRLWDGDPDTHEEM; encoded by the coding sequence ATGACCACGATCCCCACACTGGAACTGTCCGACGGGAACCGCATCCCCGCCATCGGCCTCGGCACGTACGGGTTGGACGACGACGCGGGCGCCGAGCTCGTGTCCGGCGCGATCGGCGCCGGCTACCGGCTGCTCGACACGGCGCTCAACTACGGCAACGAGGCCGCGGTGGGCGACGGGATGCGCCGCTCCGGCGTCCCGCGCGAGGAGCTCTTCCTCACCACCAAGCTGCCCGGCCGCCACCACGGCTACGACGAGACGCTCGCGTCCTTCGAGGAGTCGCGCGCGTCGCTCGGCGTCGACTACGTGGACCTGTACCTCATCCACTGGCCGAACCCGAGCGTCGACAGGTACGTCGACAGCTGGCGCGCGTTCGTCGAGCTGAAGGAGCGCGGTCTCGTGCGATCCATCGGCGTCTTGAACTTCACGCCCGCGCACCTCACGCGCATCCAGGAGGAGACGGGCGTGCTGCCCGTCGTCAACCAGGTGGAGCTGCACCCGACGTTCGCGCAGGCCGATCTCCGCGCGTTCCACGCCGAGCACGGCATCGTGACCGAGAGCTGGTCGCCGCTCGGCACCCGCGAGCAGCTCATGCAGGATCCGAACGTGGTGGCCGCCGCGGACGCGCACGGCGTCACCCCGACGCAGGCGGTGCTGCGCTGGCACATCCAGTGCGGCGCGCTTCCCATCCCGCGCTCGACGGATCCCGAGCGCCAGCGCCAGAACCTCGACGTCTTCGGCTTCGAGCTCACCGAGGAGGAGGTGCGCGCGATCGGCTCCGGTCCGCAGTCGCGCCTCTGGGACGGCGACCCGGACACGCACGAGGAGATGTAG
- a CDS encoding cobalamin-independent methionine synthase II family protein, which yields MLDSTDRIQTSHAGSLPRTDALIAANAARADSRKAVLVGGQASFPSAPAPAPADDGLDAVLADAVDGLVARQREVGITVPGDGEYGKAMSSAIDYGAWWSYSFQRLSGLELVPGGPFSSEPVRSSPGDVRLTTFPDRRDWTIFADAYRDPSSGITVGDAPIEFPSATGPVSYTGHDAIQADIAHLKQALDANGYEEGFITSLSPGSASRIGNLHYATEEEFIWACADAMREEYVAIIDAGFVLQIDDPSIAENWDQINPEPSVEDYLAFTRIRVEALNHALRGLPPERIRFHLCWGSWHGPHTTDIEFRHLVRTMLEIDAGAYSFEGANARHEHEWRVWEDVELPDGKLIVPGVVGHATNVVEHPELVADRIERYARLVGRERVIASTDCGLGGRIHPQIAWAKLESLAQGAEIATRRLWS from the coding sequence ATGCTCGACAGCACCGACCGGATCCAGACGTCCCACGCCGGCAGCCTGCCGCGGACGGACGCGCTCATCGCCGCCAACGCGGCGCGCGCGGACAGCAGGAAGGCCGTGCTCGTCGGCGGGCAGGCGTCCTTCCCGTCCGCCCCGGCTCCGGCCCCGGCCGACGACGGCCTCGACGCCGTGCTGGCCGACGCGGTCGACGGCCTCGTCGCCCGCCAGCGCGAGGTCGGGATCACCGTGCCCGGCGACGGCGAGTACGGCAAGGCCATGTCGAGCGCGATCGACTACGGCGCCTGGTGGTCGTACTCGTTCCAGCGCCTCAGCGGGCTCGAGCTCGTGCCGGGCGGCCCCTTCTCCTCCGAGCCCGTGCGCAGCTCGCCGGGGGACGTGCGGTTGACGACCTTCCCCGACCGCCGCGACTGGACGATCTTCGCCGACGCCTACCGGGATCCGTCGAGCGGCATCACCGTGGGCGACGCGCCCATCGAGTTCCCGAGCGCCACGGGGCCCGTCTCCTACACGGGGCACGACGCCATCCAGGCCGACATCGCGCACCTGAAGCAGGCGCTCGACGCGAACGGGTACGAGGAGGGCTTCATCACCTCCCTCTCCCCCGGCAGCGCGTCGCGAATCGGCAACCTGCACTACGCGACGGAGGAGGAGTTCATCTGGGCGTGCGCCGACGCGATGCGCGAGGAGTACGTCGCGATCATCGACGCGGGGTTCGTGCTGCAGATCGACGACCCGTCGATCGCGGAGAACTGGGACCAGATCAACCCGGAGCCGAGCGTGGAGGACTACCTGGCGTTCACGCGCATCCGGGTGGAGGCGCTCAACCACGCGCTGCGCGGGCTGCCGCCAGAGCGGATCCGCTTCCACCTCTGCTGGGGCTCGTGGCACGGGCCGCACACGACGGACATCGAGTTCCGGCACCTGGTGCGGACGATGCTCGAGATCGACGCGGGCGCGTACTCGTTCGAGGGCGCGAACGCGCGGCACGAGCACGAGTGGCGGGTGTGGGAGGACGTGGAGCTGCCCGACGGGAAGCTCATCGTCCCCGGCGTCGTGGGGCACGCGACGAACGTGGTCGAGCACCCGGAGCTCGTGGCCGACCGGATCGAGCGCTACGCCCGGCTCGTGGGGCGGGAGCGGGTGATCGCGTCGACCGACTGCGGGCTCGGCGGCCGGATCCACCCGCAGATCGCGTGGGCGAAGCTCGAGAGCCTGGCACAGGGCGCGGAGATCGCGACCCGCAGGCTCTGGAGCTGA
- a CDS encoding adenine phosphoribosyltransferase: MRLTDRRRPATDYRCRVPETSASDLVRSLLLTVPDFPQPGILFRDLTPVLADGAGLRAVVDNLVAAGGPVDAVAGVEARGFLLAAAAAYASGVGTLAVRKAGKLPGEVLRETYALEYGEAAIELHPGQLAPGSRVLLLDDVLATGGTLEAAARLLERAGYEVAGIGVVLELADLGGRARLAGHDVHAILSL, from the coding sequence ATGCGCCTGACGGACCGCCGCCGTCCGGCCACCGACTACCGTTGTCGGGTGCCCGAGACCTCCGCATCCGACCTCGTCCGCTCCCTGCTGCTCACCGTCCCCGACTTCCCGCAGCCGGGGATCCTGTTCCGCGACCTGACGCCCGTGCTCGCCGACGGCGCCGGCTTGCGCGCCGTGGTCGACAACCTCGTGGCCGCCGGCGGTCCCGTCGACGCGGTGGCGGGCGTCGAGGCGCGCGGCTTCCTCCTTGCCGCGGCCGCCGCCTACGCGTCCGGCGTCGGCACGCTCGCCGTGCGCAAGGCGGGCAAGCTGCCCGGCGAGGTGCTCCGCGAGACGTACGCGCTGGAGTACGGCGAGGCCGCCATCGAGCTGCACCCGGGCCAGCTCGCGCCCGGATCCCGCGTGCTGCTCCTCGACGACGTGCTCGCCACCGGCGGCACCCTCGAGGCGGCCGCCCGCCTGCTGGAGCGCGCCGGCTACGAGGTCGCGGGCATCGGCGTCGTGCTCGAGCTCGCGGACCTCGGCGGTCGCGCGCGCCTCGCGGGCCACGACGTGCACGCGATCCTCTCGCTCTGA